The Capsicum annuum cultivar UCD-10X-F1 chromosome 3, UCD10Xv1.1, whole genome shotgun sequence genomic sequence TAGTGGCAAGTTCTTCCTTGGAGACATACCtataagaaagaaacaaaacataaccaaaacaaaatagaaaaggtaaaacatgtttttgaaattttgtatgttaagaaagaaaattaaagagtATAAAAGAAAATGTTTGTTTGACAGATGAAAGGTAACTTCATCATTAGATCCCATATGATTCATTCATTACAACACTTAATCATTTGGGCTCTAAATTATCTTACATTCTTCACATTTCACAAAAATAGTTCATAGGACATCCAAAACCTCCAATGAAAACAAGAATGAccaatacccttaagaatgatgtCATCCAATCTATCATTGGGCAAGGAAAGTATTCATGTATCCCGGTTAGGCATAGTGACCAACAAGAACCATGGATTCCATATTTCTTAGCAAATTCCCTCAATCAATGATTACCGAATATTTCATTTTTAGGATCAATTGGACTCAAAATGATGCATAAAAAATGACTACATTGTGCCTTAAGTAGAATCACATTGACCATTACAAGCATACAAGATATTTCTCTATGACTGTCATTTCAACAAAGATATGGTGGGCATGCTAACTAAGAACTTGGAGAAAGAGAATAGAAGCACAAGAGAACAACATCATCTCACCAAATCATCTCCAAATACATTCAAGATGCTCATATTATCATACTTGAGCCACCCATCACACAAAATAAGCAAGAGAGGTTTAAtggatattttgtcaaacacatggtgtACTAGCTTCATTTAAGAGAGTATCATGAATCAAACTAGTGAAACAAGGCACCAATGACAACATAATTATTCCAACAAGTATTAATTATCCCAATAATGTCACAAAAACCAACTTTAAATAACCAATTTTCATGAGGTATAAAGCATTATATCCTTACTATAAGAGAATTCAAAAGCAAAACCATGAAAGAGCATACCTTTAACTTGCTTtaagagaagagaaaaatgaaGCACAATTCTAAAAGAATCTTCTCAATTTGTGTTAGCTCAATTGtttttaaataagaaaagaatgtTGAGTGTGTGAGAAAGGAACCGTTGGAATGGTGTTTTAATGAGAAAGTTTCAGTGTTTACTATTTTTGACGTTGTTTTTAGTGTTTAAATGACTTTGGGATGACCAGTTCGGGTCATCTCATAAAATCCGACCCATATTGAAGACCCCCaatatttttaaagtgacctGCACGCCTAGTGCTTTGCACCTGTGGCTGGCCTGCTTAAGCAAGTCTAGCGCAGGTTGTGGCAGTTTGTAGCAGCCTGATGTGCGTCCAGGATATGATGGACCTGCGCCTGGACTATTTGAGCAGTTCTAGTATAGGTTGGTATAGTAACTACCAGTTCCTTGGGTTCAAATTTAGTCCACCTGCGTCCATGATGTGCCTGGCCTGCGACTGGACTGCTGCAGCAAGTCCAGCGCAGGTCCAGGCAGTTTACTCCATTGAAACCAGCCTGATTTGTGTTCCTAGATGCCTTGCACCTATGGCTGACCTACTCAAGCAGGCGAAACGTAGGTTGTTCCAGCTTGGtgcatatttttttgaacaaaattcTGAGTTTGAGGCTCACTTTTGAGCGTCTGAACCTACCTTCTCGCATCCCAATTTTATGATATTACCCGCATCAATCAAAACTTTGCTAAAATTAGTATCAGAAatattaaaaacatcaaaaataaatcttGGGTTGCCTTCTAAGAAGCGCCGTAGTTATAGTCGCGGCACGACATCACTTGGTCatcattttgtatttttgaagcGAAGCGACTCAACCTTAGCCGCTCCGGGTCCACCCATATAGTAGTGGTTCAATATTTTCCCATTCACCAAAAATTTCTTTTTCTCATGATCTTCCAACTCAATATCTCCACTCGGGTAAACATTTGAGATCACGAACAGGCCCGACCACTTCGTCTAAGCTTCCCCACAAAGAGTTTCAATCTTGAATTAAAAAAGAGGACATCATCACCCACATAAAACTCTTGTTTTAAGATTTTGGCATCATGCcacctctttattttctttttgtacaAAACGGAGCTCTTATATGCTTTGCGTCAAAACTCTTCCAACTCATAAAGTTGATTCACCCTCGATTTTGAAGCATCTTCCCAATCCATGTTCAACTTCCTCAAAGCCCATAAGGCCTTATGTTCTAACTCAATGGGTAAGTGACAAGCCTTCCCAAACACCAGTTGGTAGGGGTACATACCAATAGCAGTTTTATAGGCCGTTCTATATGCCCAAAGAGCATCATCGGGTTGTCTTGCCCAATTTGTACGACCAATATTCACGATTTTCTCAAGGATGGACTTGATTTCACGGTTCAAAACTTCAACTTGGCCACTAATTTGGGGATGATAAGGAGTAGCAACCTTATGCTTCACCCCATACTTATCAAGAAAATAACAGAAGACATGATTACAAAAATGAGAGCcgccatcactaataattgcccTTGGAGTCCCAAACTTTGTAAAGatgtacttcttcaagaaaaaaatgacactCTTGCCTTCGTTGTTTGGTAAAGCAATGGCTTCCACCCACTTCGAGACATAATCGATGGCTACCAAGATATATTTATTACTatatgaaagggacccatgaagtcgatcccccacacatcaaatagttTAACCTCGAGATTGGACTTAAGAGGTATCTTATGCCTCTTTGAAATACCACCTTGAATTTGGCATTGAAGACATGTTTTGACCAACTCATAAGCATCTCTATGAAGGGTAGACCAATAGTATCTACTTTGAAGAACCTTAGCGGCCGTTCGGATCCCACCATGATGACCACTGAACGGAGAAGAGTGACAAGCCTCAAGAATATCTCTCATTTTTGCCTCCATGATACACTAATGGATCACACCATCCGCACACTACCTAAACAAGaatggttcatcccaaaaatactttttcacaTCAAATAGGAACCACTTCTTTTGATAATGATTGAGCTCGTAAAAAAGCACACCGCTCACAATATAGTTAGTATAATCCACATACCACGGCGGAACACTTCCCAAAAGTGACATGACTAGCTCATCCGGGAAGGtgtcatcaatatcaatctcacCCAACTTTTCACGATTGGATTCAAGGCGGGAAAGGTGGTCGGCTACTTGATTTTCATACCCCTTTCGAtcctttacttcaaaatcaaaccCTTGCAAGAGTAATATCCACCTAATCAACCGAGGTTTTGCCTCTTTCTTGGACATGAGATATCTAAGAGCGGTGTGGTACATGTGCCCAACCATTTTTTTACCTAACAAATAGGCctgaaacttctcaaaagcatacaccaccaCTAACAACTCTTGTTTTGTAACCGTATAATTACGTTGAGCATCATTCAACATCTTGCTTGCATAGTAAATCGGGTGAAACAACTTCTCTTATATTTGTCCCAATACCGTACCTAGAGCAACACCACTTACATCACACATTAATTCAAAGGGAGATGACCAATTCGGGGCTACTATGATAGGATCTAACACAAGGAGTTCCTTGAGACAATTAAAAGACTTTACAcaattatcattaaattaaaattttgccTCTTTTTTCAAGAAGCTTGCTCAAAGGATGTGTGATCTTTGAtaaatccttaatgaaatgctgATAGAACCCAGCATGATCAAGAAAAATTCTAACGCCTTTCACGAAGATTGGTGGGGGCAACTTAGCAATCACCTCAACTTTTGCTTGATCCACTTGGATGCCCTTTCCCAAAATTTTGTGGCCTAGAACAATGTCTTCCTTGATCATAAAGTGACATTTTTCCTAATTGAAAACAAGATTAGTCTCCACATATCGTTCAAGGACTTTACTTAAGTGAGCAAGAAAAGAATCAAATGACTCCTCAACCATGGAaaattcatccatgaatacctccatTGTATCCTCTACTATATCTGAAAAAATGGACAGCATGCATCGTTAAAACGTGGCCGGCGCGTTGCATAACCCAAAGGGCATGCTCTTGAAAGCTAATGTGCCATAGGGACAAGTGAAGGTGGTATTTTCTTGTTCTTCCGGAGCTATGAAAATTTGATTGTTCCCCGAGTAACCATCAAGGAAATAATACCAACCCCGAACGGCTAGTCTATCTAACttttgatccataaagggcatgAGGAAGTGGTCTTTCTCGGTCCACGAGTTCAATTTCAGGTAGTCCATACACACTCTCCAACCCGTGATCGAACTCATAGGTACAagatcattattttcatttgagACAATCGTTATGCCGCCTTTCTTGGGAACACATTAGACCAGACTCACCCATGTACTATTGGAAATTGGGTAGACAACTCTCATATCAAGCCACTTAATGTATCCTTCTTGACCACCTCTTATATTGGTTGATTGAGACTCCTTTGGTGTTCTACACTAGGAACATGATCAATATTTAACTTGATTTTATGAGAACAAATTTCGAGAGGAATGCCTATAATGTTAGCGATAGTCCACCCGATAGCATGAATAAACATTTTCACAATTGATTGTAAGGCATCCACTTGACAAAGTTTAAGATCACCCACAACAATGATCGACAACATGTTGTTCTCACCCAAGAAAACATATCGGATATAAGATGGTAACGACTTAAGTTTGAGTTGAGGTGGTTCAATAATAGACGGCTTGGCGGGTGGATTCTCATggtttttcaaatcaagatctcATTTGACCGGGTTCTTAGTATAAGATCCAAGACCCATAAATAAAGCTACCTCCTCATCATATTCATCCACCACCTCACTTCCAAGATTCCACAATACACCCACCAAGGGGTCATCCACAAGTTTTACTTCTATGGTGTTAGTCACTTCATCATTTATCACATCAATTCCGACACCACTTGTAAGTCCATCGATTGATTCATGGACTTGCACACATTGAAGGATAGTTCTTCATTATTCACCCTAAATTTTATCTCCCCATATTCTACATCCACTAAAGCCCTTTTGGTAGCCAAGAATGGTCTACCAAGAATGATTGGGACCTCATGATCAatctcacaatcaagaataacaaagtcAGCCAAAAAGATAAACCAATCaacttttaccaaaacatcatacaaGACACCAACGGGTTTTTTGATTAAACGATCGGCCATTTGAAGCCTCATAGTGGTAGGCTTAGGGGCACCCAATCCACCCAAGCCTAACTTTCGAAACACAGCAAATGAAATCAAATtaatacttgccccaagatcacacaATGCTTTTCCAAATTTATACACCCCAATAATGCaataaatagtaaatacacccgGGTCTTCTTTCTTCGCCACCATTGTCCTAGACATTATAGCACTACCATTGTGGGTTACctcaattatttcaaaatttatgacTCGCTTCTTTGTAACtaagtccttcataaatttagcatacccaTACATTTCTTGTAAGGATTCTAGCAAAGGAATAGTCATCGATAAATTGCTAAATTTCACAAGAAACTTCTTTAACTTGATATCATCATCCTTCTTTTTGAGCCTCTGTGGGAATGGAAGAGGAATTTTGATTTGTGGCAATGGAACAATTAGAGTTTCATTCAATTGTGGAGTATCATCATCAACCACCTTAGGAGCTTTCTCACTTTTAACATTTTCTTTAACTACCTTCGACCTTTCAAGACTTGTCTCATTAGGCTTTGGATCATTATCAATTATCTCTTCTAGCTGTATTTTCTTTGCATTGGCTTGTTCTTCATTTGAATTTTCATTGGGGTCTTCACCAGGATCAACGACATCTTTACCAAAAGTTCGACCACTCCTAGTGACAATAACCATGATGTGAGCATCATTTTTAAGATTGATAATCGTCTCACTAGGCAATCCACCCTTTGGTCTTACATTAAGTTGTGCCAAGATTTGGCCCAATTGAGTTTCAAGTTGCTTGATAGAGGCCGAGTAAGATGTAACCATTTGATTGAGTTGTGAGAATTCACCTTTCATCTCTCTCACCATATTGTCGGTCCCCTCAACACCTATTAAAATTCGAGCAAGGACATCTTCATTTTTGAGTTTATTCGGGTTAATGGAACTTAACTCTTTACCCTTTGCCCAATTATATGGAGGCATGTACCGATCATAATCTCTCTTATTATTTTTCCAATCCTGATCTCTATCATGCTAATCTCTATCACGATCTCTTTCCTTCCAACTTTGATTCTCATGttgcctttgataggtagggTGGGAACCCCCAATTAGTTCGACAAAAACCGAATTTCTTCATCAAGGGACTCTACTTCCTCATCATCATAAGCTCTAGCACTATTAGAAGCAACAACATTGACCACCTTA encodes the following:
- the LOC107865783 gene encoding uncharacterized protein LOC107865783 translates to MPPYNWAKGKELSSINPNKLKNEDVLARILIGVEGTDNMVREMKGEFSQLNQMVTSYSASIKQLETQLGQILAQLNVRPKGGLPSETIINLKNDAHIMVIVTRSGRTFGKDVVDPGEDPNENSNEEQANAKKIQLEEIIDNDPKPNETSLERSKVVKENVKSEKAPKVVDDDTPQLNETLIVPLPQIKIPLPFPQRLKKKDDDIKLKKFLVKFSNLSMTIPLLESLQEMYGYAKFMKDLVTKKRVINFEIIEVTHNGSAIMSRTMVAKKEDPGVFTIYCIIGVYKFGKALCDLGASINLISFAVFRKLGLGGLGAPKPTTMRLQMADRLIKKPVGVLYDVLVKVDWFIFLADFVILDCEIDHEVPIILGRPFLATKRALVDVEYGEIKFRVNNEELSFNVCKSMNQSMDLQVVSELM